In Nakamurella antarctica, the following are encoded in one genomic region:
- a CDS encoding agmatine deiminase family protein: MPAETAPHAATWMAWPSSGYTLGETAAEADAARAAWTSVAHAVAEFEPVKMVVDPAALEVARKWLSGDIELLCCPLDDAWMRDMGPSFVIDQATGTLGAVDWVFNGWGQQSWASWEKDAKVARQVAEWAGATIVSSPMVNEGGAIHVDGAGLVMVTETVQRGAGRNPDWTRQQVEAELSRTIGASTVVWFERGLSRDYDEFGTRGHVDLLATAADSSAVLLHDQRNSSHPDYTVSAELRARLTADLPDWEILSLPAPQTLRDEHGPVDYSYVNHLVCNGGVIACSFGDPHDDAAAGILADAYPGRTVVSVDARELFARGGGIHCITQQQPA; the protein is encoded by the coding sequence ATGCCGGCAGAGACCGCGCCCCACGCCGCGACCTGGATGGCGTGGCCCAGCAGTGGGTACACGCTGGGGGAGACTGCGGCAGAAGCTGACGCGGCGCGCGCGGCATGGACCTCGGTAGCGCACGCCGTCGCTGAGTTCGAGCCGGTGAAGATGGTCGTGGATCCGGCGGCACTGGAGGTCGCGAGGAAGTGGCTGAGCGGCGACATCGAGTTGCTCTGCTGTCCGCTCGATGACGCCTGGATGCGCGATATGGGCCCCAGCTTCGTCATCGACCAAGCCACCGGGACCCTGGGTGCCGTGGATTGGGTGTTCAACGGCTGGGGGCAGCAGTCCTGGGCGAGCTGGGAGAAGGACGCAAAGGTGGCCCGTCAGGTCGCCGAGTGGGCGGGCGCGACCATCGTCAGCTCCCCGATGGTGAACGAGGGCGGCGCGATCCACGTGGACGGCGCCGGCCTGGTGATGGTCACCGAGACCGTTCAGCGCGGCGCGGGACGCAACCCGGATTGGACCCGCCAGCAGGTGGAGGCAGAACTCTCCCGCACCATCGGCGCTTCCACGGTTGTCTGGTTCGAACGCGGTCTGAGCAGGGACTATGACGAGTTCGGCACGCGCGGCCATGTTGATCTGTTGGCCACTGCTGCCGACTCCAGCGCTGTATTGCTCCACGACCAGCGAAACAGCAGTCACCCCGACTACACCGTCAGCGCCGAGTTGCGTGCCAGGTTGACGGCTGACCTTCCGGACTGGGAGATCCTTTCCCTGCCGGCGCCCCAGACCTTGCGCGACGAGCACGGCCCGGTCGACTACAGCTACGTCAACCACCTGGTCTGCAACGGCGGCGTCATCGCGTGCTCCTTTGGCGACCCGCACGACGACGCGGCCGCGGGGATCCTCGCCGACGCCTATCCGGGACGCACGGTGGTTTCGGTTGATGCGCGGGAGCTATTCGCCCGCGGCGGGGGAATCCACTGCATCACGCAGCAGCAGCCCGCCTAG
- a CDS encoding nitrilase-related carbon-nitrogen hydrolase, with protein MTSSMPVITSAAAYDSPARVHDPERGSLRVGLVQHRWRADPAELVDVLTGAIGQAADGGAKIVFLPELTLSRYPADTLPTGVASDIAEDLMTGPTFAFATAAAARHEVLVHASLYQKADAADGLGLNTAFVVNPAGELVARTHKLHIPVTEGYYEDKFFRPGPANPESYAVHRFSDLGDVGVGLPTCWDEWFPEVARIYALGGADLLAYPTAIGSEPGHPAFDTQPLWQQVIVGHAISNGVFIAVPNRIGHEGLVEFYGSSFIVDPYGRILAQAPRDTEAVLLADLDLDMRRDWLDLFPFLRTRRPETYGALSVPVAGIAQ; from the coding sequence ATGACTTCCTCAATGCCGGTGATCACCTCGGCTGCCGCGTACGATTCGCCGGCGAGGGTGCACGACCCCGAACGCGGATCGCTTCGGGTGGGCCTTGTGCAACACCGGTGGCGCGCTGACCCGGCGGAATTGGTCGACGTACTGACCGGCGCAATTGGCCAGGCCGCGGACGGCGGCGCAAAGATCGTCTTCCTGCCTGAGTTGACGCTGTCCCGGTACCCGGCCGATACGCTGCCGACAGGTGTGGCTAGCGACATCGCCGAAGACCTGATGACGGGTCCGACTTTCGCTTTTGCGACCGCCGCCGCTGCGCGCCACGAGGTGCTGGTGCACGCCTCGCTGTACCAAAAGGCCGACGCAGCTGACGGGTTGGGCCTGAACACCGCGTTCGTGGTGAACCCGGCGGGGGAGTTGGTGGCGCGCACCCACAAGCTGCATATCCCTGTCACCGAGGGCTATTACGAGGACAAGTTCTTCCGCCCCGGCCCGGCTAATCCGGAAAGCTATGCGGTACACCGTTTCTCGGATCTGGGCGACGTGGGCGTGGGGCTGCCGACCTGCTGGGACGAGTGGTTCCCCGAGGTGGCCCGGATATACGCGTTGGGCGGCGCCGACCTGCTCGCCTACCCGACCGCGATCGGGTCGGAACCGGGCCACCCGGCCTTCGACACGCAGCCGCTGTGGCAGCAGGTCATCGTCGGTCACGCGATCTCCAACGGTGTGTTCATCGCCGTCCCCAACCGGATCGGGCACGAGGGATTGGTAGAGTTTTACGGTTCGTCATTCATCGTTGATCCGTACGGTCGGATTCTGGCGCAGGCCCCTCGGGATACAGAGGCGGTGCTGTTGGCAGATTTGGATCTGGACATGCGCAGGGACTGGCTCGATCTATTCCCGTTCCTTCGTACCCGCAGGCCTGAGACGTATGGCGCCCTGTCGGTGCCGGTCGCGGGAATCGCGCAGTGA
- a CDS encoding TetR/AcrR family transcriptional regulator has product MGRREEVLDAAITVVARGGIRGLTHRAVDLQSAVPAGTTSNYFRTRADLTTATFGRLAELIEATISSVDAAPVSDIEGLIQALGFSMKMTLGPGITVAGAAAVMFTEAAIDPSLHASVVATNELWCGAMERLLRRAGITDDVERRARWLLSYANGLVVDQMAMNEMHFDPVAAMRAAIMGFGHPGDG; this is encoded by the coding sequence ATGGGACGCAGGGAAGAAGTGCTAGACGCGGCTATTACGGTCGTGGCACGCGGCGGTATCCGGGGCCTCACACACCGAGCCGTCGATCTGCAAAGCGCGGTACCCGCTGGGACCACGTCCAACTACTTTCGCACTCGGGCCGATTTAACCACCGCAACTTTCGGGCGTCTCGCCGAGCTGATCGAGGCAACAATTTCCTCTGTTGATGCTGCCCCGGTGTCCGATATCGAGGGCTTGATCCAGGCCTTAGGTTTCAGCATGAAGATGACGCTCGGCCCCGGAATCACCGTCGCGGGCGCTGCCGCAGTGATGTTTACCGAGGCGGCCATCGACCCGTCACTGCACGCCAGTGTGGTTGCAACGAACGAACTTTGGTGCGGAGCCATGGAACGACTGCTGCGGCGCGCAGGCATCACAGATGATGTTGAGCGCCGAGCCCGTTGGCTCCTTTCCTACGCCAACGGTCTCGTAGTGGATCAGATGGCAATGAATGAGATGCATTTCGATCCGGTGGCGGCGATGCGCGCCGCGATTATGGGCTTTGGCCACCCTGGCGACGGGTAG
- the rplL gene encoding 50S ribosomal protein L7/L12 codes for MAKLSSDELLEAFKELTLIELSEFIKQFEDTFGVTAAAPVAVAAAGGAAAPAEAEAEQDEFDVILESAGEKKVQVIKAVRELVSGLGLKEAKDLVDAAPKAILEKVDKAAAEAAKAKLEEAGAKATVK; via the coding sequence ATGGCAAAGCTCTCCTCCGACGAATTGCTCGAAGCCTTCAAGGAACTGACCCTGATTGAGCTCAGCGAGTTCATCAAGCAGTTTGAAGACACCTTCGGCGTGACCGCGGCCGCTCCGGTTGCCGTTGCCGCCGCCGGTGGCGCTGCTGCTCCGGCCGAGGCCGAAGCCGAGCAGGACGAGTTCGACGTCATCCTCGAGTCCGCTGGCGAGAAGAAGGTCCAGGTCATTAAGGCCGTCCGCGAGCTCGTCTCCGGTCTGGGACTCAAGGAAGCCAAGGACCTGGTTGACGCCGCTCCGAAGGCAATCTTGGAGAAGGTCGACAAGGCCGCTGCAGAGGCAGCCAAGGCCAAGCTCGAAGAGGCCGGCGCCAAGGCCACCGTCAAGTAG